The proteins below are encoded in one region of Helianthus annuus cultivar XRQ/B chromosome 2, HanXRQr2.0-SUNRISE, whole genome shotgun sequence:
- the LOC110903890 gene encoding mini zinc finger protein 3, which yields MSAMKKRQLVIKKSNSDTTLIASVIRTVHYGQCLKNHAANIGRYAVDGCREFMANGEEGTRDALSCAACGCHRNFHRRDVDEVACECSSTSDN from the coding sequence ATGAGCGCCATGAAGAAACGACAGTTAGTGATCAAAAAGAGTAATTCCGATACAACGCTGATTGCGTCGGTAATCCGAACCGTTCATTATGGGCAATGTTTAAAGAACCATGCGGCTAACATTGGTCGGTATGCCGTAGACGGTTGCAGAGAGTTCATGGCAAACGGAGAAGAAGGAACAAGAGATGCACTGAGCTGCGCCGCTTGTGGGTGCCACAGGAATTTCCATCGGAGAGACGTAGATGAGGTTGCTTGTGAGTGTTCTTCAACTTCTGATAATTAA
- the LOC118485087 gene encoding uncharacterized protein LOC118485087: MGIYSFVIAVLPNVEHIGVRDVYQFSGNEFVQGLRLKLVVLFQLRPIFACPMPTQVCPHLNESSLSIFYEKSGEQRFLLNELLQNTHSSNALKRTPRMMIGKYNFWKVACFGKLLLEAVSKEAMAVMEDGLYLVGADIDKGRIELLPKEVKGKDITELIPAGRERLVLVPSGGVGVAVAAGGVGVAWNWWRYRT; this comes from the exons ATGG GAATATATTCTTTTGTTATTGCTGTTTTGCCGAATGTTGAACATATTGGAGTTAGGGATGTTTATCAG TTTTCCGGTAACGAGTTTGTTCAG GGCTTGAGACTGAAATTGGTGGTCTTATTTCAGTTGCGCCCTATATTTGCATGTCCAATGCCTACTCAA GTGTGCCCTCATTTAAATGAAAGTTCGTTATCGATTTTCTACGAAAAAAGTGGAGAACAAAGATTTTTGCTTAACGAACTTCTCCAAAACACACACTCAAGCAATGCGCTAAAAAGGACACCAAGAATGATGATAGGGAAATATAACTTTTGGAAAGTTGCATGTTTTGGAAAATTGCTACTAGAAGCCGTTAGCAAAGAAGCTATGGCGGTTATGGAGGACGGTTTATATTTAG TTGGAGCTGATATAGATAAAGGTAGAATTGAATTGTTACCGAAGGAAGTCAAGGGTAAAGATATCACAGAACTAATTCCTGCCGGCAGGGAGAGGCTGGTTTTAGTTCCATCTGGTGGTGTTGGTGTTGCAGTTGCTGCTGGTGGTGTTGGTGTTGCATGGAACTGGTGGCGGTACCGCACCTAA